From Candidatus Binatus sp.:
TCACCGGCGAGGTCCATGCCATGGCTGAAGGCACGGTCTTTTTTGCCGGGGAACCAATCATCGAAGTGCGCGCACCGCTAATCGAGGCGCAACTGATCGAGACGCTGGTCATCAACCAGCTCGGAATGGCCTCGCTTATCGCGAGCAAGGCGGCGCGCAGCGTGATCGCGGCGCGGGGCAAGCGGCTGGTTGATTTCGGACTCAGACGCAGCCAGGGCGAGGCCGCAGGCCTGATCGCGGCGCGTTCGAGCTACCTTGCGGGTTTCGACGGCACTTCCAATGTTCTTGCCGGCCGGCGTTACGGTATCCCGCTCTACGGCACCATGGCTCACAGCTACATCATGGCGCATGACCGGGAGCGCGAGGCCTTCGAGCACTTTGTGCGGGATTTCCCAAAGCACAGCACGCTGCTGGTCGATACCTACGACACCGTCCGCGGCGTCCAGAACGCCGTCATTGTCGCGGATCAGATGCGCCGGCGAGGCTTTGAGCTGCAGGGTGTGCGGCTCGACAGCGGCGATCTAGCCGACTTGAGTCTCAAGGCGCGGGCCATTCTTGATCGTAACGGTCTGAAGAATACTTCGATCTTCGCCAGTGGGAATCTCAACGAATACAAGATTCACGATCTGATCGCGGCAAATGCGCCGATCGATGCGTTCGGCGTCGGCACCGAGATGGTCGTGAGCGGCGACGCTCCATCGCTCGACCTCGCCTACAAGCTGAACGAATACGACGGCATTCCTCGAATCAAGACTTCCCAAGGGAAGCTTACCCTGCCGGGGAAAAAGCAGGTGTTCCGCGCAATCGACGCTGACGGCCGCTTTTATGCCGACCTGATAGCTCTGGCCGGCGAGACCACGGCGCTGGTCGCGCGCCAATTCAATCCAATTGCGTCCGAAGTCGCGACCCTC
This genomic window contains:
- a CDS encoding nicotinate phosphoribosyltransferase; its protein translation is MPIDLSFDPNEIPLLTDLYELTMAASYFALGFNRPACFGMSVRRLPPRRGFLVAAGLERLLEALEQFRFEPAILDYLESLRLFKSDFLDFLGKLRFTGEVHAMAEGTVFFAGEPIIEVRAPLIEAQLIETLVINQLGMASLIASKAARSVIAARGKRLVDFGLRRSQGEAAGLIAARSSYLAGFDGTSNVLAGRRYGIPLYGTMAHSYIMAHDREREAFEHFVRDFPKHSTLLVDTYDTVRGVQNAVIVADQMRRRGFELQGVRLDSGDLADLSLKARAILDRNGLKNTSIFASGNLNEYKIHDLIAANAPIDAFGVGTEMVVSGDAPSLDLAYKLNEYDGIPRIKTSQGKLTLPGKKQVFRAIDADGRFYADLIALAGETTALVARQFNPIASEVATLLSLQFSGGRRLTPRPKLTESRERFLNTLERLDQRYQDLEQPEAYPARSTVALSTMLNEQKQRAGKCQE